ATAGGTATTAATGATTTGGTAACTTTTCTTATCAAAAATTATGAGTACACTAACAGTTTTAGTCAAGCAATTATTGCAACTGATAAGCGCATCACATTCAAATAAGTGACTTGTGAAGTTTAGCCTGTATAAGACGAATAACTCTGAGAATCATCCAAATCCATAGCTTACTTGTTTTCAGTACACCAAAACACACGAGTTCTCACTTCGACGTCATTGATCACGCTTTTGATACTTTCACTTCCGGTCTTCGAAAAAGAGCAAATTTGGGCTTTTGAGCATGGTTTTTTCCCCTTCTGAACCATCGATTCTTCTCAGTTTCGTTATTTTTCAGCTATAATCGGGCATATTCTACCTTTTAAGAAACCCTTCATCTTAGGTATAGAGTATCCCTTAAGTAACACAATGATAAGAAAACAATAATGATGGATGGGACTTGGGAGAGCAGAGTGATACAAAAAAGATATCACAAACACCAATAGTACTTATGTGCCCTCCTCATCAACCTcttttttcaaaaagagaaaggGCTATAAACTACTAAATTATTTGGAAATAGCTATCCTTTGCAACCATCTGTACTGTCATTTAAACACCATGCAGTGGTATCTGAAAAGGACCTCTGCAGAGGTTATCAAAACATCAGCAAACAAAAGTCTTTTTCAGGATTTCACTGACCTATATGTTTCTATCAAGGAGAAAATTTAAATTAACTTTGACAGTATAgacacaaaacaataataattattatgatcacGATAAATCATTATTGTTTGTATGAATTTTCAGAGAAAGACACAATGGAAGTCTGGGTGAATGGAAATGTCGTGGAAACAGCTGTAAGTATGTAACAACGTCATCAGCAGAGTGAATGACCCTTTATAAGCAACTGAACAATattctttgcctttttgtttctttatctCAGGGTGAGTTTGTGGACGATGGAACAGAAACACATTTCACTTGGGGAAATCACACTTGTTATGTGAAGGCGATTAGCTCAGGAAAGAGAAAGGATGGGATTATCCACTCTCTAATAATTGATGGAAACGAAATACCAGAGACATTGAATGAATAATAGTCCTGTTTTGTGAATATCTTTGCATTCAATGACACCAGTTGAATTGTGTCTTCAAGTTTTGTTATCGCCAAAACTAAGGGTAGTTAGATCATTTTACTAATTTACCCATCTTACTTATCCCACATTCCCATAATTCTTAGCCATGGTGTTGTTGCTTCTGTTGGCTTTCACAAGCAGTACTGGTAAAACTATgtataatttttaaatttgaattaaacTTCCCTTCATCTCAGAATGTAGTGGTTATTTTGCTAGTGAAGTAGTAATAGTACACACAAGCCAAGGAAACATACACTATGAAGTCCATTCATGAACAGATGATGACATTGATCAGTTACCAGTactaacattattattaataccatatttacccatgtataagtcgctCCCCCATTTTGAaggcaaaaaataagtttttcttatttccgggtgagaattttcttgaaaacttatcttttatcttagaattttctttcaggtatgctatggttacttgaaaaatttgtcctgaactttttttgatctTAGTTTTTGATCTACATATAAGTCAAGGGCAATTTTTAGGCTTTAAAaagtcgacttatacacgggtaaatacagtaGCTGGGATGTATCATTACTATTTTGGTTCTATGTCAAAGTCCATGACTCTCTTGCCATCAGTATCCTTACCGATTCATATGATTtcatgttgccatggcaatggtCATCACAAGTATAAAGTGAACCTACCTTTCATGATTTTGAAATGACAGAGCTTAGTTGTTGAAGATTTCTTTACTTTGGTGTGATAAAGGATTGTCGTTCTCTCAGATGTTTGTCACTTATAAAACTGCATATCTTTACTAATATGGAGTGTTACAATACTAAAAACTTCACCAAAATTAAAATCCCACATTTTATTGAGATACAGCTCATCTTACATATTACATCAAGTTGCTTAGAGAACAGTACATGGACGTGTGGAAATATGTTCAACTctatatctctcaagtgagcacAGTGAATGAGTGAGATATCAAGTTCAACGGAAGAGAAATTCCTtttctccaagcaaccatgtattattttgtttattatataaacaccttaCTAAGAAGAACAAGTTGACTGATAAGGTGAAGGTATCTTTATTAATCCTACTAAACACATTGTGGCTTCTTCTCTACTTCACCTTAAAATCTGGCAAATGCTCTTTTTGACAACAAAAAGGTCATTTTGCCTTCTGCTGTAATTATTACAAATCATCTTCCTTTTCAAGCCTCAATGGAAATTTACTTCCAGTGAAACCATGCAGTAAGTCACTTATTAGCTGTAACCAGACTTATTGCTAAGTGAACACTCATCAATCATCCACCTCTTGCACCAAAATATGTAGAGTTTGGCATTTTACCTTTGAATGATTCAGAGACGTGAAATGGCACtaacatgtttttttctttatagtAAGGTCTTAATACGTGCATCTTACCAGAAAATCAATAGTATTATGGGAGCAGGTCTCAAGTTCTTTCTTTGGCTTTTTCTGGAGAGAATTCTTTAAATTTCCCACAAAATTCTCTCTTTTCTTTGTCAGTCTTAGAGTAATTTTTCCTGCTTGATGATTTCTGGCCTTGGCCCTCATCTTCTAAATCTTCAAACttgtatttattgtttatttttttctgtgaggTTCTCTCCCTTGAATCTCTCTTTTCTTTGTAACCtcttgattttgtttctttgtactCACTGTTCTTATCATCCTTTGCATCTCTTCTCCTGTCACTGTAGCCCCTTGTATCTTCTTTACGCTCTTTTGACCCTTCTCTTGACGACCTACCTTTTCTTCTGTCTGGTGAGTCACTTCCTCTGCTTCCCAGGTATTTCCTGTCTTTGTTCTTTTGATGTCTTCGTTCAAGCCTTTCTTGATGAGACCTGTGTTTGGTTTTATTGCTAGCACTCTTTTTCCTTGTCTCAGTTTCACTTCCACTACTCCTGGAATCTTCTTTGATGGGACTGCGTTTGTACCCCTTTCGCTCTTTAAATGGCCTATTATCATCCTTGTACACACTCTCCTTTTCTGAATCAGAATAATCTTCGCtatcacttttcttttttggctcttttatttctttgaatGTTCTTTTCTCCACATTGGTAGTGTGGTTGGCTGCACCAGTGTTCTCCATTGATGGAATGGTCCCAGGAAGTATTCCACCTTGATCTGTTCCTCTGACAAATCTGATCAACATCTTAGGTTTCAGTGCTGCTTTGATCCTCAGAGTATCAGCATATTCAATTACTTTCTCCAGTGTATCTTGCTGCTGTGTTGGTGTAGATGTCAACTGCTCATTATCAAATGAAACTCTTGCATTTGCCCCTGGCaattcttcctcttcttcctcctcaCTACTGGATTCAGCAAAAGCAGAAGCAGTTGCCTTGATTGGCTTTGATTTCACTCCAAACTGCACCAAACCACCTTTCTTTGCCCCAAAGCTGAAGGATAGCCCTTGTTTAGCAGGAGCAGGAGCAACTGTGCCAGTTGTCTCATTCAGACTTTGGTCCTCACATGAAACACCCATTTTGAAGCTGAATGGTTTCTTTGCCTGTTTATCACCTGGAGGAGGAGGTGGTAGAGGAGGAGCTGGCTCATCGGGGAGAGGAGGGGCAGGCTCATTTGGCAAGGGAGGTGGATCACTAGGGGGTGGTGGTGGGACAGCACTAAAGCCGCGCTGCACTGAAATTGGCTTGAATCCTGAACTTGTGCTTGCTGAACTCTTAAATGCTATTTTGAATCCTGTACTCATTCTGTTCACAGAAGGAACAAAGAATTTTGTCAGTGGACAACAGACGAAAAGCTTGCTGCAGTTTTTGGCTGACAGCTTTGTCAACTGGTAAAATGTTGCTGGAACAATAAAAAGGATTGAGTTCTATTGAAACCGAGCAACGGTTGCAATGAAAGGTAAATTTATGGAGAAGTTATAAAGTAAAAGAGCTGTCCAAGGACCACAAAACCTTACTGTTAATTTTTACAATCTGGGCAGTAATATGACTTCACCTATAATGAGTACTGCACACAGTGCATAATCATCTTGAAGCATCACCTCATCGTTGGAACAAATTGTTCTTTTGAACATTTTAGAAGTAAGTCTGGAAgtacaattataataattaatgttgCATATTTACTTACCTTGTTTCTGCTCCTTTTCCAGAGAGAAGGTGAAGCCTCTGCATTTCTTTTTCCATctgcttttgttcttttttcttcttagcATCTAATAATGGTTCATTAAGTAAGTACATTGACTTCAAATGGGTGTGCCAACTGCATCTGTCTTAGGgtgttaaaaaacaacaacaaaactcaCATATGTTCCGAGTGGATTCCCTTTGTCTCAGCTCTCTTAGTCTCTACAGAACAAGAATTATGGTAAAGAGTATTAGCCACAGTCCTTGACCCTAAAAGCCTTAGATTAGAGTACACTTCTGATAACTCGAACCTTGCACTAACTCTAACCAACATCAATTTCCCGTGGATTTAGTTCAtacatttactgtaattttaccCTCGGTATCTCAAATAATTTTGAGACATATGTCAACAGGTGCCTTACTTTTGCTCTGTTGATATCTTTtaactgaaattaaaatgaGTTTCCTGATTGCAACCTCCATCTCCTATCAAAATAAACGAGTCTCATTGCCTAGCTGCcaaggttttttgttttgtttttgtctttttcagcaGAATGGAGGATACTTTTGGCAcccaaaatttgaaatttgccaAATAAAAGGTTGTCTTGAGTTGCCAGCTGGCACCCTTATTAAAAAGTTAACTTTGGACCCTGTGGTATTTAGATCAAAGTCTTTCAGTCACTAGACCAAACATACAAATGTGCTGTAAACATAGGATAGTCATTAGGTAggggaaataaaaagaaatgctAGTTACTTACCTGTCGATGGGCATGATCATATGAGTTGATATGGTTGTCATATTCTTTGTATTTGAAGTACTGTTTGTCACATAGTTCACAATAAAACATCTCTTTCAAATCTTTCAAGCTCTCTTCAATTGCTTTCTCCTTTTCTTGCTCATTCTGTAAAGCAAAACCATCATTACAAGCATGTTTTACGTGAGAACTGACAAAgggaaaaaggtctattggaaGCAAGGGTCAGAGACATTATTGGAAGCAAGGGTCAGAGACATTATTGGAAAGGGCCAAGGGTGGTGGTTGTGTTGAaatgatttattatttataCTTTAGTTCCAATTTGCtccgaaaaaatatttttaaaaaatgtaaaaaaagtaTTAGAGAACATGGATGGCACAATAGTGGTCTGGGCTAGTATTCTCGCTCTTTTAACCACCAGTTTGTGAAAAACAAACTCATTAAAACATTAGCTAGGTGacagggttttccttttcagctgGCAGCCAGTAACTTTCACCACCTGTGAAAAACTCAGTTGCCggcaaataaatgaaatcatAAACAACACTGGTGAATGTCAAACAGTACTATTATTAGAACTAATgcatcaaacttcaacttaaaaaataaaactttcagTTGGCTGACCTGATATTTCTGTTGCAATTCATCAGTGTCTTCCTTCTCAATTTCCATCAACTTTCTGTTACGGGTTGCTTCATCTGCTTGCTCAAACTACATATAAAGGAATGAACAGGACTTGACCAAGGGGGTGTCACTTGAACTAGTTATTCAAAATGTAAGATTTATTTTACAGGTTTCATTCCAACAGCAAATCAAAAAAGAACTTGTGAAGATAAATATACATAGACATCCAAACAGCTTCTGAGGCCAGTCACTTCTGAAATCCAATTCTTATGAGAAATTCTAGTGCTACATTTTGTATTCTTTGTTAAAAAGAGAAGGGAGAAAAAACCTGAGATTGAAATGACATTGACTTTCAGGGGGAGCTTTCATCATACAGTGAATACCTCCAATGTGAGACGACCAAGGCAAAGAGAATCCTCCTTCTTGACTAAGGGTATGGGCTCTGTGCGACCTAAGAACACAAAAAAATGGTTCCTAGTCACACTTGTAGCAAAGTAATAATAAACTATTGAAAAACAATCTTCAATCATACCAGCTtttcaaggaaagaaaaaaaaaatgaaatttctttGGCCCTTGGGGAGATCAGCGAATGAACCAGAATCCATATGTAGCTGTTCTTAAGGCTCACAACAGGCATGCATAACACTTCCATCattcaatttaaatttgatCCAACAAGATTACCTAATTGTTTAAAATGAGCCAAATTATACTATATGAGTTCAGCTCATAAAAAGTTTGCCATGCATTTAATGTACCTTGTCTTTTCCTTCCCAGTCCTGATCCAGTTTTCCACCCCAGTCTGAGAGCCATCTGATATCCAATATTTTCCTATACAATTGGAGGATGATACAATTCGGGCAGTACTAgccaaatcaaagcaaacaccCAAAAACAATCTTTAAGGTCATGAAAATCTTCCAAAAACAATCTTTAAGGTCATGAAAATCTTCTTACAAAAAATGAATGGGAGAGTATGTTTCAGCAGTGTGTTGGAAGCTTATAATTTGTAATTCTTCATTTATACCATAAAATTCCTAAAGGAAGCACCTCCATTTAGGAGCCCCTCCAAACATAAGCCCACCAAAGTCGAAACACTAAAAGCTCACCGTTAAATCGCCCCTCCAAATATAAGTCCCTAGCAACTTATACTTGGAAATTGCCCCCAAATACAATATAAAACATGGCCAAAACGGCACAGTAACACAATCTTTTATATTTGCCTTCCAACTGTACGCCAACTCAATCCATTTTGTAAAGCAAATTTCCCACTGTACATAAGCCCATAAAGTCTCTCAAACGGGGCCTTTCAAAAATAGAAGCCCCGGGGCTTATTTACGAAATTTTACCGTAGTCCTTCAAGAATTGGCAATTAAGGGCATTTATTTAGTTATTAAATTATTAGGTAATTGTATGCAGATTTCCGGAAGTCCGTAAGACGATGAAACACAAATCCTTGGACGTCTTCGTAGACCCAAGGCAATAAATTCGATTCACCATGGACATATACAAAAACATcggctaaactacagaatacagggccagaTTTAAGACTCCACTCCACTGCCGAGCGAAAAGAGCCATAGAAGATACTAACTCAGGGATTGCTATGACTTGTTCTTTCATCCAATGCCTTACCTCAGTGATATGAGCGTCCAAAGTCGCTTTTTCGACCGCAGGTTCATCATCGTCGTCGAACTGCGAAACATCTGCATTTCCGGTCTGTAAGGGTACAGAAAAGGAAACTCATAACAAAAAAATCTCCCAAAGACTTAAATCATTTTTCAGAGCAGAGCAGTGTATGAGAGCACAAAAGGATCTCATTATTTGAGCTACCTCGTAAGATCGAGTTTCGTGAAACCTGGAAAATTTAGCCGCCATCTTGGCAAATTGTGAATAGTACGCATGACCAATTGAAGATTACCGCTGGTAGAAAGTTTCAGTTAGAAGGCTTAGTTTTTCCCTCCAAGCGGGAATGACGGAAGGAATGACGTTGAACGAAGGCAATCTTTCACGGTTGAAGTGGTTTGACGGTGGTTATATGTCGAAATATAGCTAAAATATAATCAACAACCTCTAAGATAGCTAAAATAACACTTATGAAAAGTTCAAGTGAGATCTGAAAGCCTTAAGGTCTGATTATATGCGAAACTAAGCTCATTTTGTGGTCAAAATGTTTCATGACTGTATATTTTTTATGATGAAATTTCAATCTTTACCGAATAGTAGTTAAACAAAGcttaaaaataaaagtttaTTCCTTTTCTAAGAATTTATTCCGTTGTCAGAAATGCGTACACAATTTATTGTGACAATAGTTAGAGTAAGCAATATTTTAGCATTGCTGCTAGAACATGTTTTCAAATGCGTAATTATATCCGGTCCTTTTTGAATTCATCTTAGGAAATCCGACTTAAGCCGCCAACTGAAGTTACAAGCACCTTatattcaaatttgaaagtttacTCGACACCAACCTGTTAGTAAAGttcaaagttttattttatCTGGTGTTCTgcaataaaaatgttttaaaacatGTAAttacttatagattttataCTGATTAACTAATTTTCATCCAAATTGAAATCCGTTTCAACGAAATGAATTTACATCTCAGGATTTGTCAGGTTTTATCTTGTATTCCATGAATTCTGATTTTATCAATTAAAGAAGTAAGATTTACATGAAGGAATAAAAGAAAATACCCCTAGATTGTGGTATCGAGCCGAATGAGGATGATATGCAGAACTCTTGAGGATTTGAATTACGTGAACCCAAGCTGTTTTGACCATTGAAGAGTTTAGAAATCATATCGACCGGATTACGATGGACTGATGCGATAACTAAAAAAGATAATCACCTCGAGTCGGCAGCTCGAAAGGAAAGTCCAATAACTTCCGCATAATAAGGACTAACGTCGACTTGTCTTTCTTGTCAATCAAGCTATGATTTGACTGGCGTTGAGAAAAGGCGAAATCGGACAGGGGCGAGCATTTTTTTATCAGCAACAGTGCTTCACTGTTGATGAGGTGAATGCAACACCCTAGCTACCTAATCTGTCGAATCTAcgaccagaaaaaaaaaggatcagGCCAAACAAGGTTGAATTATGTTAAATTATACCCCAAATTTTAGCCAAGAAACCTTCTCGAGCGCATCAACAGGAGAAATTTACGGACAGAGTGAAGCCATCATTCAAGCCGTGTGTCTTGGAATAATCATTGCCTTTGGCGTCGCTGGAAATGTGTACATTTGCAAAGTTTTTTTCACCAACAGGAACTTAAGAAACCCAACGTTTGTTTTTCTGGCAAACTTAGCGGTGGGGAATATTGGTGCGTTGGTTTTTTGCACGCCTTTTCCTCTCGTTAACAGTATTCAACGACGATTTAATCTGCAGAGACACTGGTGCATCTTAAATGgatttttgaataattttttcttctttctttctatTTTCACTTTGTCCGTTATCGCCTCTCAGAATTATTTCACGATCGTTAAACCTTCAAAATGTGCTAAGCTTCAAATGAGACAAAATCGAACTAAATTTCACCTGTTTGGTCTCTGGGGCCTCTGTTTcctattttcatttatttcaatcGACCCCTTTAATAACTGGAGTAATGTTGTTTTTAACCCCACAACGGCACACTGTGGATTAGCATTTCCTGTCAATTTgggcgagaaattgaaattggcCGTTCTTGCTCTTATAGCGTTTATCATTCCAATTTGTGGTATGTCATTTGCGTTCTTCAGAATTTACTTGAAAGTGCGATCACATGAGCAGAGAGTCCTCCGaaattcaaaagaaagaaacattacAGCTCTGGTCACTAAAAAGCTTGCAATTACACTGTCTCTGATGTTTGGAACTTTCGTTATTTGCTGGTTGCCTTTTTTCCTTCTTATATCGCTAGCTGTCGTCTATAAAGACCCATCAAATCTGCCCTGGATCCTCGGCCGCATAGCATATTGGTGTGGCTATTTAAATTGCGCAATCAATCCTTCCTTGTACTGCTTGCGTTCCACAATGTTTAAAGACGTTCTAAGAAGACCTTCTTCCACGACTACAGAATTGACAATCAAGAGATTGGCGATGTCCTATAGGCGTCGAAGGGCGTTCTCTTTGCCTGCAATAACAACGGGCTTTAAGCTTCCTAGAAAAGCGGTCGACAGACAAAGCTATCCTCAGATAGGGCAGGAGTACGCTTTAAAGAACTTTGAAGCCAAAAGCATCTACCTAAACGAGGCCCGCCTACGAGCTTTCTCTTGTTCAAGCtatcaaataaaagaaactggAGATGATTCAAGGGTTAAAGGAAAATGTGAAATTAAGACAAAATTGACTCCAAGCAAGGAGATGAGCATTGGTGAAGTAACATTTGTAAGCCATTGTAACGAGGTAGCATTTGGTCAGCTGCAAAACAAAAGGGGAACTCATGCATCAGGACATTTAAGTATTGATGCCACTGCTGACACCGGTAAAGAAGGAAGTCATTAGCGCGATAATTATGAACTTTGGATAAAACTTCTGTAGCTTAGAAATAGTAAACCAGCAAGTCTTGTCGGTCAGGACATCATACGATGAGCAAGACACTTTTgtgttttgttctgtttttgtttttaacccaGTTTGGacgaaaagtaaaagaaaaactCCACAAAAGCTCAACTCTGATTTAGAATCATTTCAAATAATACAACATGGGCTCGGCCGCCGTTAGTTGCAAAACACATATTCAACTTAAGCATGTAAATGAAGCAAATGCAATTTATGTTGAAGTAAATTTAGCAATGTAAATAAAAGCTTATAGTATTTGGAACTAATTTATTAAGAAATGACTTTCCAAGTTATTGTCATTAAAACTgctttaaagaaaagaaatcttGGATGTACCTTTTTTGTTCACAATAAacatgaaatcaatttcaaCCGCTTAAGTTTGGATAGAGGAATGAAACCCAACTATTTAGTACATCTCCAGTTTGTCTGCGGTATTACTTCTGGATATTGATCAGCTGTGTTTTGATGAAATTTCCATCATGACAGATGCATTGACACAGGAAACATCACATACAGGCAAGTAGTTTGACAGTTTCTATAATGACTTTGAGGAAAACGTctgtttttaaaataataattatgataaagtTATAATATCGCATCTGAAAAGCATAGTTGCATTTATTTCCCGTCTTGTTTGTTGTTAACTTCTCGACTTTTTTAAAGTGCTTTCTATTTGGTATCACTGTCATATCCTTTGTCAAGTAGCgcattttttgtttgctttaaaaaatgacaaaattttaatttaaattgaTTTCTGGCTGAGAGGAACTTCAACCTGACAAAAGCGGCAAATTTTCACGCGAAAAACGTTGTTTCTCGGACGAGATGTTCTATTGTTCAGCATGAGAGCTAATCGATATTCGATCTTCAAAACGTCGGCTTGTGCACTCTTGCTAAGTTGTATAAACTCATCCAACTCAAAGAAGACGGGAAagaggaaattgaaattttacatGAATTTTAACAGTTTGATAATTTGTCCCCAGATTTCCTCCAAAAATGCTTACGGTCTCAATCCTTACCAGGgccccaacctcgttcccagggtcctttctctacttctcgagttagagaaaggaccctgggaacgaggttggcccATGGTTTCTGCTAGCCACCGCACAAAATCGCGCCGAGCAACCAGAAGAAAAATGAACACTTGCAAGGAAGGTATGAATTTTTTAATGAGCTCACATTTAAACGACTGCCTGAATACAACGAATTCCTTTCTTGAAAGGTTTACCTGTAAATGTTTGTCAAGACTAGTATTCTTTGCTTGCAGAGCGTAGTAAATTTGCTTCCTGATATACTGTCTCTTGACAGTTTACTAAGACATGTAAGTATATATATAAAGACTTTGAAACTATTTGCTTGCAGAGACAAGAGCAACTTCCTTAGCATGCGGCAGCACAGTGAATGATCATTTTAAGGAATAAAACAGGTAAAAAAAGTTCTTATGAACAAAGTTTCTACAACCTATCTCGAAATACTGGCCATGATCTCAGTACTCCTATTTGAAATGTGTTATAAATagccaaaataaaaattattatgggaacttttcctcctatgagtgtcaaatggcacttaaaaattttactctgtctaacgccagacgattttactcatcaatggggaaccccttagggtggaaagggttaaaaacacaaaataaatacaaatagggagaaaaataaaaaaaaaagctaagcCAATCCTTCTTGGAGAATCAATGATAGTATTACAAACACATGTCTTATGTAGACCCTCAGTGTTGAAATGTTCCCAAGCAgaacaaattaataataacagCTGACCTTCTAGAGCTACAAGCATAGAATAATGAATGCAAAATGGGTTTGGCTTTAGGTGGAAGTTGCACCATTATTCAGCATTTCTACCTCTACATCTTCCTCCCCAAAGGTATGCCACATTACAGGTTATTGCAaaagacaataacaattatttcagagccttaaggacagtgcctactattgttattgcgcatacgttctgcgcatctccagatactcggatttcctatcgccaatgcttactaatacagggatattttttgCGCTGTTTAATATCCTGAgtaagtagatcttagtaagtactcctggtatccaaaaagaaaattgggggtaaccatgcatttttgagagataattaagcttcaatttgagaagaatgtcatacattgctttgtattttaaagctttttacagatattattcatgaattatctttgaaaaatgcgtggttacccccacttttctttttggatttcaataggacttgttaagatctacatttcctgcataatcacacacgggggaaaaaatatctttaattagtaggcaccgtccttaactgaTCTTGGATTTCACTCGTATATTTAGCAGCAAATGTTTTCTCACAGAGACAAGACAAGATGTTTACATAAGAGTAGAATTCCCTTCAAAGAGAGTTTGTTCAGGACACTGATATGAGTATTGTTTTGTAGTCTGATTCCTGACGTGACATCACAAAGAATCATTGGATTGTGGAATTCTTTGCAAATGATTTGACCTCTGCCCTCATAGTTAAATTGGTCTCAAGCCAACAAAAGCTCTTAactgttcaaaaacaaagaaTGTGACAACAGTATGAGTGCCAGTCCTTGTCCAGTTTGGTATAAATCCCTTGTACAGACCAAAAAGTCCTTCTTTCCTTACTGTCTTGACAATGCAGTCTAATGTTCCCTTGTATAGTACAGGGTTCTTGCCATCTTTTTTCTGATTCATATATCTTGTTCGAACCATGTCTATGGGGGAAGTCACACAGTTTGTCACAAATCCAGCCAGTGAAGAGGCAACAATATGTAGAAAAGGTCCTTCTTTCATTAGCCTTGCATTTAATATTGCGTGCTTCAAATGATCATATGATGAGACTGCTGTTGCCGAAACAAGTGCTGATCTCTTAACAGTGGCACTTACACCTGTCCAAAGTCCTCTGATTCCTTCTGTTGAAATAATGGCTTGAAAAGCATGAAATGTGTGCTTGTATCCCCACTGATTACCTGATGGTGACATAAGACGTATCTTAACAACATCTGTTGGGCAAGCTATTGCACTTCCTATGGCTCCAGCGATGGCGCCTGCACAAATCTTTTTCCAGAATGGTGTAAAAGCAGGATCTCTAGCTCCAAACTGCTCCTTCAAAGGTTCGTACAAGCCTAATCTCAGTGTGCTGTAGGTAGCTTCTCTCATCAGTGATGGCATA
The nucleotide sequence above comes from Acropora muricata isolate sample 2 chromosome 12, ASM3666990v1, whole genome shotgun sequence. Encoded proteins:
- the LOC136892209 gene encoding DNA ligase 1-like isoform X2 yields the protein MALRLGWKTGSGLGRKRQGRTEPIPLVKKEDSLCLGRLTLEFEQADEATRNRKLMEIEKEDTDELQQKYQNEQEKEKAIEESLKDLKEMFYCELCDKQYFKYKEYDNHINSYDHAHRQRLRELRQRESTRNIYAKKKKEQKQMEKEMQRLHLLSGKGAETRMSTGFKIAFKSSASTSSGFKPISVQRGFSAVPPPPPSDPPPLPNEPAPPLPDEPAPPLPPPPPGDKQAKKPFSFKMGVSCEDQSLNETTGTVAPAPAKQGLSFSFGAKKGGLVQFGVKSKPIKATASAFAESSSEEEEEEELPGANARVSFDNEQLTSTPTQQQDTLEKVIEYADTLRIKAALKPKMLIRFVRGTDQGGILPGTIPSMENTGAANHTTNVEKRTFKEIKEPKKKSDSEDYSDSEKESVYKDDNRPFKERKGYKRSPIKEDSRSSGSETETRKKSASNKTKHRSHQERLERRHQKNKDRKYLGSRGSDSPDRRKGRSSREGSKERKEDTRGYSDRRRDAKDDKNSEYKETKSRGYKEKRDSRERTSQKKINNKYKFEDLEDEGQGQKSSSRKNYSKTDKEKREFCGKFKEFSPEKAKERT
- the LOC136892209 gene encoding uncharacterized protein isoform X1, encoding MAAKFSRFHETRSYETGNADVSQFDDDDEPAVEKATLDAHITEENIGYQMALRLGWKTGSGLGRKRQGRTEPIPLVKKEDSLCLGRLTLEFEQADEATRNRKLMEIEKEDTDELQQKYQNEQEKEKAIEESLKDLKEMFYCELCDKQYFKYKEYDNHINSYDHAHRQRLRELRQRESTRNIYAKKKKEQKQMEKEMQRLHLLSGKGAETRMSTGFKIAFKSSASTSSGFKPISVQRGFSAVPPPPPSDPPPLPNEPAPPLPDEPAPPLPPPPPGDKQAKKPFSFKMGVSCEDQSLNETTGTVAPAPAKQGLSFSFGAKKGGLVQFGVKSKPIKATASAFAESSSEEEEEEELPGANARVSFDNEQLTSTPTQQQDTLEKVIEYADTLRIKAALKPKMLIRFVRGTDQGGILPGTIPSMENTGAANHTTNVEKRTFKEIKEPKKKSDSEDYSDSEKESVYKDDNRPFKERKGYKRSPIKEDSRSSGSETETRKKSASNKTKHRSHQERLERRHQKNKDRKYLGSRGSDSPDRRKGRSSREGSKERKEDTRGYSDRRRDAKDDKNSEYKETKSRGYKEKRDSRERTSQKKINNKYKFEDLEDEGQGQKSSSRKNYSKTDKEKREFCGKFKEFSPEKAKERT
- the LOC136892219 gene encoding histamine H2 receptor-like — encoded protein: MLNYTPNFSQETFSSASTGEIYGQSEAIIQAVCLGIIIAFGVAGNVYICKVFFTNRNLRNPTFVFLANLAVGNIGALVFCTPFPLVNSIQRRFNLQRHWCILNGFLNNFFFFLSIFTLSVIASQNYFTIVKPSKCAKLQMRQNRTKFHLFGLWGLCFLFSFISIDPFNNWSNVVFNPTTAHCGLAFPVNLGEKLKLAVLALIAFIIPICGMSFAFFRIYLKVRSHEQRVLRNSKERNITALVTKKLAITLSLMFGTFVICWLPFFLLISLAVVYKDPSNLPWILGRIAYWCGYLNCAINPSLYCLRSTMFKDVLRRPSSTTTELTIKRLAMSYRRRRAFSLPAITTGFKLPRKAVDRQSYPQIGQEYALKNFEAKSIYLNEARLRAFSCSSYQIKETGDDSRVKGKCEIKTKLTPSKEMSIGEVTFVSHCNEVAFGQLQNKRGTHASGHLSIDATADTGKEGSH
- the LOC136892221 gene encoding mitochondrial substrate carrier family protein ucpB-like; its protein translation is MEAGAMYDKIAQRHFSKGKENAIRFALSGLSCMCAATVTNPIDVIKTRMQLENELGCHHESRNIFHNRYYRGLFRGALRITREEGLPGLYKGIMPSLMREATYSTLRLGLYEPLKEQFGARDPAFTPFWKKICAGAIAGAIGSAIACPTDVVKIRLMSPSGNQWGYKHTFHAFQAIISTEGIRGLWTGVSATVKRSALVSATAVSSYDHLKHAILNARLMKEGPFLHIVASSLAGFVTNCVTSPIDMVRTRYMNQKKDGKNPVLYKGTLDCIVKTVRKEGLFGLYKGFIPNWTRTGTHTVVTFFVFEQLRAFVGLRPI